GCATCAAAACCTCTGTGTGAATCCAGGCCCCTGTGTTCGGTATTGGGGAGTGTCAGGGTGAGACCGTAAACTAGCTGTGGGCTGGGTGGAGAACCCCCTAAGCTAACCAGTGGGGGTGGAGATGTAGCCTTTTATTTTACTGAAAGTGAAGTTGAGAATGTGGTGGTACATCACCGAGCCTTCAGCTCTGCCTGCCACCGTCTCTAGCTCAACAGAGTGACAGTCACCTCGGTTACTTCCTACAGACGGGGAGCCTCCAGGACTCATGAAGACCATGGACAGTGACACAGACATTCCCAGGTACCACGTTACAAGTTTTATTAGCGTCACAAGCAGGGTTACAATCGTATAGAAATCCTACGAATACCCACAGTGTGTGGTCACGCTCACATCCTCACATCCATCCCTAGAGTCGCATGGATTCCTCACCTATTGGACAGCAGCAGAGGGATGGTCCCTGCTGGAGATTTTCCACCAATAACTCACAAACTGGTCTGGGAACCAAGGTTGAGACGAAGGGTTCCCGCCATAGTCTAAAGCTATCTGAGGCAGGAAGAGACGTCATCAGTTGTTCTTCATTTCCGCACCACTAAACACTCCAGCCATGCTCCAGAGGACGAGGACGTGGAACGGGGAGGGGATGCTAAGCTGCAAAGCAAGAGCAGTTTGTGCCTGGAGAATCTGCGAGACGGCTTGTGTCCTCAACCAGGGGGAGGAACGGCTCGTTCCAATCCTGTCCTGCGTGTTGAGCGTAGCTTGCGGTTTTGTTTATTTGCCCGtcaatctgctttgatctgtttgctgtCCCTTGGAATCACTTCACACCTGCCCTTTGCAGTTCATACGCTTGTTCTGTGCTTCATCTCAGCCAGTGAGTCTGGAGTGAAGGGCTTGAAATCTTAGCGCAAAGGGCAGGGCCTGTTGCCTTTCCTCGCCACATGGAGGGAGGGTGAACGATATGAGCTGACTCGCTACAGATCTCTGGGAAGGGCCAGACTGCACAGTTTGGGGTTTATACTCCCGAGGATGGGGCGCATTGCTAGGGAGCTGGGAACCTGGCGTCTGTTGCTTGTACTCGGATAGCCCAGTGTGGGTGAGTGGTGCCATCTGCTATTGTATTGGGTGATAACAAGGCCTGTGTCAGCCTGGCTGTGTCCCCAGCTCTGTTGTGGGTCACCCGGGGTGCAGCAGTTCTTACAGCTCCCAGACTGTGCCCCAGGGGTGCTAATTCATCACTGGGGGCCGCTTTAATCCTTTCCTTAGGTAACACCGACAGGTCAGACTGAACCTGGGACTCTGAAGCCTAGTGCAGGAGCCTCTACAGTTCGAGCTgtaagccagctggctcccagctaaggCCATGGAGCAAACTCCTTCTCTCTGTCACTGATCTAAGTGCCACCCAACAGGACAGTgacacacccagtaggtgtgagGGTTGCGCTTTCGTCAGGCGTTTCTTAAGTTTCTGGCCTAATACAGCTAATTGACACCTGCCAAGTCTGTGCCCGCGGGCTGTACATTTCAGCCCTGCTCTCCTTCTATACCTACTGCTACTTATCACCTCTAAACACTTCTCAGTCTTGGACCTCAGTGATCCTACCGCTGAACTCTGTTTCGAACACAGCAATTCTACTACATCTGGGTAGAACACACGAGAAATCATTGATAaaatgccccccccaccccccttctcagAGACGGGCAGCTAAATCCAGGCTGTAgggagcaggggcggatgagagtcttgcagggcccagagcagcacaattttgtggggcccccctttggagacaaaatagaaaaaatgcgtcaaatgcgcaaattgaagcTATTttgcatattaaatgtgaattaggtaaatttgatagaaacggAATTTAGTTggacaatttttattttaatgatattgtaattcattcttaaacacaattctgcattaataattcgacattttcatttgtttttaagtCTACTagagctgtctagctcttttggcagcgcATTCTTCAATGATGtcagtaaagtccatttctttacacaggtcgttTTCAATCGATATAATCGAAAGACCTACGGAACGCTCCTGGCTCGCAGTCGATTCTCTTTGGCCGCccatggctggtatttgccaGGCAGCGTTGAGTGTTCCACAGCCAGGCAGCATTGGGACTTGCGGGGgccaggtggagtgtgggtgttggggcttggggggggggcatgtgggtgttgaggcttggggggggcgTGTGGGTGTTGAGGTTTGGGGGCCAGTCAGCATTAGGTGTTGGGATTTGGGGGGGACAGACAGTGTGTGGGTGCTGGGATTTAGGGGGCAGGCAGTGTGTGGGTGCTGGGATTTAGGGGGCAGGCAGTGTGTGGGTGCTGGGATttagggggcaggcagcatgtgggcactcgggttggggggcaggcagggtgtggcTATGTGGAGGATGGCGCACCGATGGGCCATAGgggggaccagcgggcagggtgtctgactcatcagacaggccaaaatgaccatttcagcctctcgaacagctcctggctgggtgggggcagctggCAACTCCCACTGTTTCCAGGGACTTGTGGGGGGGGCTCACACTGCGCCCatgagagggggcaggtggggactGGCTGGAGGAGACGGGGTCTCCCTGGCGTGTGGGTACCCCCGGGTGCGGCAGGAAAGGGGTCTGGGCTCTCGCCAGGGGAGAAATGgcgccacccccagcctctctctgggcggggcgggagggcagAGCAGTGGGATACCCgggcaccatggccaggcatcGCCCTTCGCCTCCATGGCAACGAGCCGCCGCGGCGCACGCCACTGGCTAAGGGAGCCACTCGTGGACTCGCAGCACAGGCAGCGGCGGAGGCGGCCCCAGCAGGGAAGGGCAGCAGTGGCAGATatggggcagggcgagcggggctggcgcggggcctattgcagcgcggggcccagggcagccgccccgctcgccctgccctatatccaccactgGTAGGGAGGCCCCATCTCAGCTAACAGTTCGAACCTGGGCTCTCCTCTCCTGGGTCAGGTGGCTTGGTGAAtaagcagggcagtggggcagacTAGCTCATAGCCGTTAGCCCAGTGGCTAGGGACCTACTCAGGATGTGGGAGTCTCCACGCTCCACAGAAGCAAATTGTCAAGGTGGAATCTGTACTGAAGTGGGGTTTGCCAGGGGGGTTCCACAGGGGATTGGTTCTAGGCCTGACGCTACTGAATATTTTTAGCAATGGTCTGGAAGCAAATAGAAAGCCGCTGGTGATGAAATCTGCAGAGGACGAGCACTGACAGAGCGGTACGTGCTGATGGGGACAGGGGAGATGTGCAGAGAGATCTGACTTGCTTGGCAAGCGGGGCCCAGCCCAGCAAAACGAGCTTTCGTACGGCCAAAGGCAAAGCCCTGCTAGGAGGAACCAGGATACAGGAAGGGGCTGGACCCCTGGAAAGCTGTGACCCTGAAAAGGATTTGGGTGTTGGAACAGTCCTGCTCAAGCTGCCCCTGAGGGACACTCGCCGGGGTCTCCACTTGGAGCCTGCGCACTGGGTTTGTAAGCGGCCTGAGTCTGAGCAGGGTCCAGCGCTAACTCTACTTGTGGGTCCCTGTCCACTGCCCCTTCTGAGAGCTGAGCCTGCAATCCAGCTCAACGGGCCCTGAGACCAGCactgtctgtccccccccccccccccaccttgtggctggagcacactccttcccagagctcccaCCCCTGGGTTGCCTGGTGTCCAGACACTCGGCAGGGAGACACGAGAAGTGAAGCAAACAGAAACAGGCCCAGCCCTAGTGCAGACACAGCGTATGCCAGCAGGAGCGTTTCTATCCCTGTAGGAATATCACCTGTCTCATCAGTCAGCCACAGaagtgctctcctgtcaacacagCTGtgtcagcatggggggggggagatttgccAGCACAGCTATgttagtggggaggaggggggaatgaTCTtgttcaccccccaccccccaccccccgattGATAGCTCTGCTGACAGAACTTTTTAAGCAGAGGCCAAAGGGAATTTCAAAGTCACCTTAGTACAGGGAGACCCTTAAAGAGATGGGTCTGCTTAGTCAACCAAGGGATATTAGCAGGTGTTTACAGCGTATAAGAACCTTCCTAGGGAACAAACACGAGGGGCTAATGGGCTCTCTAATCTAATCAAACAGAGAAAGGCAGAAGAAGAGCCAATGGGTGGAAGCTACAGTGAGACCAATTCACATGAGAATCAAGGCACAAAGGGTTGGCagggagggtgcctggctctgaaggTGCCTTACCCTGCTGGCCTCACTTTTCTGCTGTTGCCAGAGGCAGCGACTGGTTCAGAGATTGGTGCcactttttggggtgggggaggggagtttcattccagcctgaaatattttcaaagggcGACCCAATTTACAAAAAGGCCTGAGAGCCCCTGGTCAAAGGGGCTCATTACACTTTAAAACCTAGGACGTAAGGATCCACGTTTCAAACATCTATTCCACCAGACTGTGAGAGCAAAGTCCCTGGTTTGGAATACAAGCTGGAGAGCGTGTTTGTTTTACAGGCTCTCCTGTGTCAGGTGTGAGGGGAGTCACCGCAGGCCGTTTTCCAGCCGACCACCACTCTGCTATGCTGTCTTTAACCTTCTTGCCTCTTTCTTTCATTCGTCCCACAAATCCCATCCCTTCTGGGTTCTGGTTACTGCCCTCTTCTGTGTCTTCTGGCAGCAATTTCACATTATTGGCGATCTTGGTTATCATCACAGCCTGCTCTCTCACCTCCCTCAGAGATTTGATGCGTTCCTGATACCCAGGTTTCACTTCCAGCTCTTCTGACGAGATCATCAGGTCAATGTAGTCGGGCGTGGTCAGCGGGTTGGGTTTTAAGGCGATTTCTTGCAGGCGTTGGAGGCTTGTAGATGATTCCTCAATAAGCACTATCACTATCGCTTTCACGTTATAGTACTCCTCACGCAGCCTCTGAATAACCGTCTCTGTGGTCATCACCTCGCCAGAGGCCTTTTTGTACTTTTCTTGCAGTTCTGCATAGGTTCTCTTCTCTCTCTGGACTTCATATCGCCACTTGTACTTTTGATTGAAGTGAGTGCTCCATATGCATTTACCAGGGCAAATATCGCAATGTCCAGACTGGTTCATAGCCCAACATTTTTTCTTATCTTCATCATTAGCATATATACAGTTATCGTGACATGTGAAGTGACACATCTGGCAGTTTGTTAGAAACACGCCTTTGCCACTGATGTCTTCTTTCACAGCCACTGTTTGTTCCACCTCATACTCAAAGTCTTTATTGGCCTCCATATCAaccttgtgctgctgcagggctcgCTGGGTCTGTCTTAGCTCTTCCAGCTTTGTGAGGCCGGCTTTGATCTGTGGCTGCAGTCCTTGCACAGCCACCTCAAGCTTCACTCGCTCCATGAGAACTTCCTGGGTCAAAGTCAAGCTCTTAGTTTTCAAATCTCTTAAGGAATTAAAAAATGTCTGCATGCTCCCGGCGCCCATATCCCAGAACATCGCATCAAAATTAGacctgcccttgccccctccagCCTTGCCGGCAAACAGCGCAGAGTTGTTAAATTTGAAGTGAACAGGGTGGCCCTCAGCATCCTTAGCACAAGGTACCTTGGACTCTTTAATGGCCTCTAGCACAGGAGGGGTCTGTCCATCGGCGAAGGTGACCAGGATTAGGATGTTGTCTTTTATGTCCTTCCCAAAAATGGAGAGCACCGAGTCAAACACGTACCTCTGGGTGTGGGTCAGACGAGCTAGTGAGGCCTGGACAACGAAACAGACGGCGTCAATGTGATCAATGGCGCCTGGGGTGGAAAAAAATGCTCTAATCTTCTCTGTTAACTTTTTGTCATGCTCAATCCCTCTGGTGTCACCAAATCCAGGTGTGTCTATTATAGTCAGCGAATAGGTGATTTTGAAGCCCTCTGTGTGATTAATTTCATAGGCCGTCACCTCAGATGTCTGGCTCTCagcctggcttctgtttgttATTTCATGGATGAGCTTGAACCTGAATTCATCCTTCCATTGCACACCCAGGACGTAGTTGATCATCCCGTTGATGAGAGTCGTTTTCCCCGAGCCGGTTGCTCCCATCACCATAATCACTTTGTTAGGGACTTTGTCACAGTGAGTTTCTTCTCCAAGTCTGTACTTCCGACAAGCTAACATAGGCTCTAATGCTGCCTCCTCTAATGGAAGTGTATACACTGGCAGCTGCAATTCTTTTATGAGCCTGCTCTTTTTGCAGAGACGCTGTGCTAATTTCTTTGATTCATCCTCTGTCTCTCTTGAAACAATAACCTGCTCGCTCGGGTCACTCTCagccccgtccacacacacagcCGAGACTCGGAATCTGTAGGGTGTCCGTGGCCTCAGCCCATCAATGGTGCAGGACTCGGTTCTCTGTCCCGTCCTTCGCTCCAGCCACTTGGCTTCTCCAGCCTCCTCTCTGTATTGCACCTTGTACTCGCTTATACTGACTCCATCTCCAATGACACGTGGACTCTCCCAGGTCAGGGTGATGGCCGATGATTCTACAGTCGCTGCTGCAGGTTTCCCAGGGGGGCTGGTAGGAGGAAGCGTCTTCACCGTGTCGCTCACGTCGCTGCTCTCGCTGAGCCCTGCTTTGCTCACTACCGCGTATCGGAACTGGTACTGGGTGTTTGGACGGAGCCCTGTTACTGTGAGTGTCTCTTGTGTGTTACTGACATTCACAGCCACCCAGTTCTCCTGCCCGACAAGTCTGTACTCTGCCCGGTAGCCGCATATCTCAGCCCTGCCACAGGCTGCTGGTTTCAGCGTGAGCTGCACACGGTCATGTCGGACTGCACCAATCAGGGGAGGAAGAGGTTTCTCTGGCAGTTCATAGTTAGTGCTGACCAAGTCTCCATTTTCATAGAGGTAAACTGAAGCTCCTGGGTTGTGTTCATCTGGGACAGAGGCCACAATGAATCGAGTCTTTCCATTAGATTTATTCACACGAGCAAAGTCTGAAACGGATTTTGCAGCTTTTCGGGCATTTTGGATCCTGTTTCTGTCCTCAAACCACAGTTTGGGTTTCTCACTGGCAGAACTGGCTGATTGGGGATCTTGGGCGTTCTTCATAAACTGGGTCTGAAGACAGAGCCTCAAATCAGAGAAATACGGTTCCTCTTCATGTAGCGAAGTGAACACAAAGGCTACGACAAAGCCATTCACGGGATCCAGAACTATTTCATCCAGCTTATTCTGGGAGGACACCACTTCCACATCCTTTAGGAGAAAAAGATAGGAACTGACATACTTCATTTCTCGTTCCCTTTTATCCAGAAATATGTTGAGTTCCTGGGTATTGAATGGTGACTGGTTTTTGTGTGacagcatgtccaccagggccccttcctctttcccccctccacGGATGGAGGGTAAGAGACCTGCCAGCTCTTTCTGGAAAGTCTGTCTGTGTTGCATGCACAGATCTTTGAATAGCTGGATTTTCTTCTGCATTTCAGGGAAGGTTCTGGCAATCGGGTTCTTCACCAAGTCGTTGCATTGCATGTCAAGTTCTGTCAGTTGCTCCAGGGCCGTTTGAACATCAAAGATCAGCATTGTACTGATCTCACGAACCATCTGAGCAGCTTTGGAATCCAGCTTGGTCAGCGGGTACAGCCAGACTCTCACCGGTACGGCCTTCTCCCCGTTCTCACCCAGCCGCGCTGGGAGGGTGGAATAAATGGTCATGGCATCTTGGAAATTAGTTGGATTCTTCTCAAGAGCAAAATCTCCATAAAATTTACAACTAAGTTGTTCAGCTAGTTTTTTGTGTGCATCATCCATTTTgagagctccttcacctttggTGGAAACCAGGGGTATCTTTTTAATTATAACATGGAGTTTTCCCTTTACATCTTGTACATTCTCAGATGAAGAAACATCCTGATCGAAGACAAAAATGGCCTGCGCCCCGTACAGCACAGCCGTGACCACGTGGGTGGCCGTGCCTTGGTCAAACACATCAGGGTAAGAAATATTGTGGTGTCCTAAATGACTCATAGTCAGCTGCTTAAACTGTGTCGTAGCTGAGTACTGGAGAGAAACGCGGGCTTGCTGCTTTGATGTCTTGGTATCATTTAAATACTCTGCGGAGCCGCTCACTTCCACCAGGCCAGACAGGAAACTGGCCTTCAGCGAGGCTTTGACATTCAGGGCAGAGGCCTTGTCCTCAGTGGTGTCAGACGCAATAATCTGAAATTCAGTCTTGGACTGCGGCTTTGTGTCTACATGCTGTTGAAGTGTCTCCAGATCCCATAAAGTGATGCCTAGAACAGGAGAAACAAACACATGGTCAGTGGCAGAGAGGGTAAGAGACCTTCCTGTTCTGTAACTGCCAGGCGTTTTCTAACATCGCAGTAAGAGCCAAGTGTCCCTGAACAAAGAGTCGGATCTGGGAACAGGCTTCAGTCCTAGTGTCAGTGTGAAGAAAAGCGATGAAAAGAACATTATTGCATTAGGCTGATGCATGTAGAGCAGTTTCAACAGCTGATAATGAGATTGTTACATGCACCTGCACTtgtaagaacggccaggctgggtcagaccaaaggtccatctagctcagtgtcctggctcctgacagtggccaacacaacccgaagggagtgaacagaacagggaatcagccAGGGTTCCAttctgttgtccattcccagcttttgaacaaacagagactaggagCACtgcccttcccatcctggctaatagcccttgagggacctgtcctccatgaatttatctaactcttctTTAAACCCAATTAAAGttttggtctttacaacatcctctggcaaggagttccacaagttgcctGTGGATTTCAAATGTTTCTGGTAAACGAAATTGTGCTTGTGATTGAACAGTTTGGTCATGTTCATAGGGAGAAATGCCAGTACTCTCAGTATTTTTTATCTTCCTATGGCTGTCACATGCAGTAAGAGATCCGCAGACAGCTAGTTCTTTTGCAGTTTTATAGCATTTTTTATGCACAAAATACAGCTCCCACTGCCTTCTGCAAATCTAACCAGCCATTGCAGGAAACCGAGGTGCCTCATCCCAGCTCTTTGCTTTATCAGGGAAATGTagaaccagatttttaaaggtatttagatggGTCACTggtggtgggaaggggggcagcacGCCGAGCCAGCCCATCCATAGGGTGACTCTGAGGTGGCACCACAAGCCCTGCGCTTTGGGGGGCCCCACCATGGCTGCCTCAACCTGCCTATTGCTGGGGCCCCCCAAAGCTGGGGCATTATCGGGGGGTCTGGCACAGGGGTCACACACCCCCATTACCAATGGCCATGGGAGCCAGAGTCAccctgcagcctgctccactctgccacgcttcccttccctgccctgcctcaccgTGGTGGCAGGGAGCAGACTCCTTGGCCCAGGGCGTTTAGTTTCCTGCCCCCAGCGGGCTggcagagggcagtggggcggggtgACACGgcgagggcaggggaagggccaaCCCCTGTGGGGACTCTGCACCAAGCCCAGCAGCCACCCGCCAGCTCGCCTTGCAGGGATGGGGCGGGAGCTGGCGGAGCGGGACTGGGTGGGAAGCTGCTGAGGCAAAATGGGACGAGGTGCGAGTCAGAAGCcgagggggtgggaggaatcCCGTGAGGGCTgcctgttctgttcgctcccttggggcacctggcacgGGCCAGTCTCAGAAGACTCAGTACTGGGCCGGGGGAGCGTTATGAGGGGGGAGGTTGAGACGTCATTGGCTGGTGGGCGGGGATACCAGAGGGCAGCCGCCTCGAGAAAAGGTCTGGaggaaatagcccctcccccgggggcagcgggtggATCCATCTCATCGTCTCTGTAACGAGGGGCAGCAGGTCAACCGCCCAGCGCACGTCCCCCTGCCTCAGCCGGTCACCTCACTGCCAGACGCGGGGGCGTGCGCGGGGCCATTCCCATGGCACCCACCCCCAGgccaccccctgcccagctcagtcccagagATGACGGGTCGGACCGTGGTTCTTCCCTCGAGATGGACagtaactaagtagaaataccGTGTTACCCTGCTCAAATACATGTTTTCAGTACTTGTACTTTCCTCAAGTAAGAATAATAATGGTGCCCTATGATAACTCAGATAATTAACAATAGATTTCCATGGGACggctactttttacttctggatacGTGAGTGCAATTAAGATGTGAGACTcttgtacttttactcaagtaactttttggatactttttccaccactgcccctccctcctttccctccggAGCTCAGGGCTGCCCTGGGGTTACCTGGGATGAGGGAGTCCTTGCGGCAGTCGTACAGCATCCCCAGCTGGAAAGGGCGGCCCAGCGCCGGCATCGCAATCGTGTCTCCTGACGCAGGCATGGCAACGTCCAGACCCTTCCCTCAGTGTCGGCCTGCAAGAAATAACTCACGTCACACCCACGCCCTCCTGGGACAGGGTCCaatccctccccctggctgtgggCTCCACCCGTCTTttcctccatgacttttcaaagacaacggccaaaggctcctcaatgacgtttgccaactccctcggatgcattaagtccggacccatgggggaggagtgggatcGGTTTACAGCATACTTGAGCAAAGGGGAaaggcgaggggaggggagggggtgtgggattGGGTTACAACCGGGAGTTTTGCTACagcgaaggggaaaggagagggggaggggattgAGTCCTGGCCAGCTGACTAAAAAGCCCTGTGGCTGTACCGagacctcctgatactccagcacatctgataatccagcacctcctaggtcccaaaggtgccagattatcagaagtctactgtacactgaatcccctttgtccacatgttagttgacccccctcaaagaactctagcagattagtaaatCAGGATTCCCTTTACAGGAACCATGCTGACTTtacccccaacaaattatgttctgcCTGTTCTCACATTCCCCCTTCCATTGCTAAAGGGGGTTTATCTAAATAATTCACTGGGGTggttgatcccatttggggagtgctatcccaggaggctgggccctaagatgcactctccttggacctgaagaagTTCGGTGTCTGTATTGCTTctcaggggaggagaggggcagggatctcagcttggtgccttggctagggggagaccagggagctggcccagcacaactgagcagtgagaagccccagagggcgggaaggggggtGGCAGTGGCCTTGGCAGCACCCCGGGAAGCCCCCCAAGGGGTGTCCTGTGacctcttatgttcttatgagaagctggataatttcctggaggttaggtccataaaaggctactagccaggggatagaaatggtgtccctgacctctgtctgtcagaggctggagagggatggcaggagacaaatcgcttgatcattgtctttggtccaccctctctggggcacctggtgctggccactgttggcagacaggctactgggctagatggacctttggtctgacccagtatggccgttcttatggtcttatgttcttaccccgtgtgacggaccgggccgtgtctgggcacagctgagggcgtccgctcagggcgaattgttcaaatccagggctccttacagcccccctgactgacgacctctccaaataggccacaaaccagtcccacagagcgcttcagctgcctgcctgaagcctcccgagcaaaaccccactgacaccccagcaatatccgtgccccagatggccccgggcctaatacccaggtggggggtcctagcacccaatcccacctaccccgaacaagtcctgtccggttccaagaaaccagccacagatccctggtcaatttaccctctggaccttacccacaaatcacgctgggccaatcctttagaatctaaaactaaaggtttattattacaagaaagaaaagcctgagagtaaggttattaaagtacagtacgttacatgcaccgaatctcccagttcttgatgcaggctctagcagagatgttacagctgctggtttaaaagttcttattgcacatcctacgatcaggatgggttcacaggtcttccaggctcttcaatccctgcaatgctgcctctgggatgaagtgctgaactgagaacaaaatggcaatgaccacatggcctctttatacccccttcctggcctcttcttgaatgcagcaagtcacctggtcagaggccaatctctatgttccctgctggctgccctcaggtgacaaaccccattctttgggtgtgtccatagcctattgagagccattgttccacagggcttcgctactcagcctgtccatagccatgcttaaccacattcacagaaatattcagcttccacacagattacagattcctacctacacacacagacattacacactcacataaatagcgtacataagatcaacaaacaataagctcccattcaat
This Pelodiscus sinensis isolate JC-2024 unplaced genomic scaffold, ASM4963464v1 ctg40, whole genome shotgun sequence DNA region includes the following protein-coding sequences:
- the LOC102448712 gene encoding uncharacterized protein LOC102448712; this encodes MPASGDTIAMPALGRPFQLGMLYDCRKDSLIPGITLWDLETLQQHVDTKPQSKTEFQIIASDTTEDKASALNVKASLKASFLSGLVEVSGSAEYLNDTKTSKQQARVSLQYSATTQFKQLTMSHLGHHNISYPDVFDQGTATHVVTAVLYGAQAIFVFDQDVSSSENVQDVKGKLHVIIKKIPLVSTKGEGALKMDDAHKKLAEQLSCKFYGDFALEKNPTNFQDAMTIYSTLPARLGENGEKAVPVRVWLYPLTKLDSKAAQMVREISTMLIFDVQTALEQLTELDMQCNDLVKNPIARTFPEMQKKIQLFKDLCMQHRQTFQKELAGLLPSIRGGGKEEGALVDMLSHKNQSPFNTQELNIFLDKREREMKYVSSYLFLLKDVEVVSSQNKLDEIVLDPVNGFVVAFVFTSLHEEEPYFSDLRLCLQTQFMKNAQDPQSASSASEKPKLWFEDRNRIQNARKAAKSVSDFARVNKSNGKTRFIVASVPDEHNPGASVYLYENGDLVSTNYELPEKPLPPLIGAVRHDRVQLTLKPAACGRAEICGYRAEYRLVGQENWVAVNVSNTQETLTVTGLRPNTQYQFRYAVVSKAGLSESSDVSDTVKTLPPTSPPGKPAAATVESSAITLTWESPRVIGDGVSISEYKVQYREEAGEAKWLERRTGQRTESCTIDGLRPRTPYRFRVSAVCVDGAESDPSEQVIVSRETEDESKKLAQRLCKKSRLIKELQLPVYTLPLEEAALEPMLACRKYRLGEETHCDKVPNKVIMVMGATGSGKTTLINGMINYVLGVQWKDEFRFKLIHEITNRSQAESQTSEVTAYEINHTEGFKITYSLTIIDTPGFGDTRGIEHDKKLTEKIRAFFSTPGAIDHIDAVCFVVQASLARLTHTQRYVFDSVLSIFGKDIKDNILILVTFADGQTPPVLEAIKESKVPCAKDAEGHPVHFKFNNSALFAGKAGGGKGRSNFDAMFWDMGAGSMQTFFNSLRDLKTKSLTLTQEVLMERVKLEVAVQGLQPQIKAGLTKLEELRQTQRALQQHKVDMEANKDFEYEVEQTVAVKEDISGKGVFLTNCQMCHFTCHDNCIYANDEDKKKCWAMNQSGHCDICPGKCIWSTHFNQKYKWRYEVQREKRTYAELQEKYKKASGEVMTTETVIQRLREEYYNVKAIVIVLIEESSTSLQRLQEIALKPNPLTTPDYIDLMISSEELEVKPGYQERIKSLREVREQAVMITKIANNVKLLPEDTEEGSNQNPEGMGFVGRMKERGKKVKDSIAEWWSAGKRPAVTPLTPDTGEPVKQTRSPACIPNQGLCSHSLVE